Proteins encoded together in one Priestia aryabhattai window:
- a CDS encoding 3-ketoacyl-ACP reductase produces the protein MAQSLKGKVALITGAGKGIGRSTAIELAKEGVNIGLIARTEADLKAVASELEAFDVQVAYATADVSSMEEVNAAVEHLHTKLGTTDILINNAGIGKFGSFLELEPAEWKQIIDVNLMGVYYVTRAVLPQLIEKNGGDIINISSTAGQKGAPVTSAYSASKFGVLGLTESLALEVRKHNIRVTALTPSTVATELAYKENLTDGNPDKVMQPEDLAEIMVAQLKLHPRIFIKSAGMWSTNP, from the coding sequence ATGGCACAATCACTTAAAGGCAAAGTAGCTCTTATCACAGGAGCAGGAAAAGGCATCGGTCGTTCAACTGCGATTGAATTAGCAAAAGAAGGCGTAAATATCGGTTTAATCGCTCGTACAGAAGCGGATTTAAAGGCTGTTGCTTCTGAACTAGAAGCATTTGATGTACAAGTTGCTTATGCAACAGCAGACGTTTCTTCTATGGAAGAAGTAAACGCCGCAGTTGAGCATCTACATACAAAATTAGGGACAACAGATATCTTAATCAACAATGCGGGAATCGGTAAATTCGGAAGCTTTTTAGAGTTAGAACCAGCTGAGTGGAAACAAATCATTGATGTAAATTTAATGGGCGTTTACTACGTAACGCGCGCCGTTCTACCTCAATTAATCGAAAAAAATGGTGGAGACATCATCAATATTTCATCCACGGCTGGCCAAAAAGGCGCTCCCGTTACAAGTGCTTACAGCGCTTCAAAATTTGGCGTACTCGGCTTAACCGAATCTCTAGCGTTAGAAGTGCGCAAACACAATATTCGTGTAACAGCTCTAACACCAAGTACAGTAGCAACGGAATTAGCGTATAAAGAAAACTTAACGGACGGCAATCCTGATAAAGTTATGCAGCCTGAAGACCTAGCAGAAATTATGGTAGCACAATTAAAACTGCATCCGCGTATTTTTATCAAATCTGCGGGTATGTGGTCCACAAATCCATAA
- a CDS encoding YueI family protein, whose product MSDQLEEYLERGMYGAKETKRDERRYFLTALRENIEIALKKGQVMKKDTAKIKPILKKVKGGHLFLNGTLSYSYLSPYIQAANEYKVPFTIVQNLEATTDIGLVLTGSEGSLERDIFLD is encoded by the coding sequence ATGTCTGATCAACTAGAAGAATACTTAGAACGAGGGATGTATGGAGCAAAGGAAACAAAAAGAGACGAACGAAGATATTTCTTAACTGCTCTACGTGAGAATATTGAAATTGCGCTAAAAAAAGGGCAAGTCATGAAAAAGGATACAGCAAAAATAAAGCCTATTTTAAAAAAAGTGAAGGGCGGTCATTTGTTTTTAAATGGCACCTTGTCTTATTCATACCTCTCCCCTTATATTCAAGCTGCTAACGAATACAAAGTGCCTTTTACCATCGTTCAGAACTTAGAAGCTACTACTGACATTGGTCTAGTTTTAACAGGTTCTGAAGGCAGTCTGGAACGCGATATCTTTTTAGACTAA
- the queC gene encoding 7-cyano-7-deazaguanine synthase QueC translates to MIKNEKAIVVFSGGQDSTTCLFWALKNFKEVETVTFQYGQRHSQEIEVAKAIAADLGVKHTVLDMSLLNQLAPNALTRDDIDIEQKEGELPTTFVDGRNLLFLSFAAVLAKNSGGRHIVTGVCETDFSGYPDCRDVFVKSLNVTLNLSMDFEFVIHTPLMWIDKAETWALADELGALEYVREKTLTCYNGIVADGCGECPACQLRKRGLDQYLQIKEGGEK, encoded by the coding sequence ATGATTAAAAATGAAAAAGCTATTGTTGTATTTAGTGGAGGTCAAGATAGTACAACATGTCTATTTTGGGCTTTGAAAAACTTTAAAGAAGTAGAAACGGTTACATTTCAATATGGTCAGCGTCATAGTCAAGAAATAGAGGTAGCAAAAGCTATTGCAGCTGATTTAGGTGTGAAGCACACCGTACTAGATATGTCACTTTTAAATCAATTAGCACCAAATGCATTAACGCGAGATGATATTGATATCGAGCAAAAAGAAGGAGAATTGCCTACCACGTTTGTGGATGGCCGCAATCTGTTATTTTTATCATTTGCAGCCGTACTGGCTAAGAACAGCGGAGGCCGTCATATCGTAACAGGCGTTTGTGAAACCGATTTTTCGGGATATCCAGACTGTCGAGATGTATTTGTGAAATCGTTAAACGTCACGCTTAATTTATCAATGGACTTTGAGTTTGTTATTCATACACCGCTCATGTGGATTGATAAAGCAGAAACGTGGGCTTTAGCTGATGAGTTAGGGGCGCTTGAGTATGTGCGTGAAAAAACATTAACGTGCTACAACGGTATTGTTGCTGATGGATGCGGTGAATGTCCCGCATGTCAATTGCGAAAACGTGGGTTAGATCAATACCTGCAAATAAAAGAAGGAGGAGAGAAATAA
- the queF gene encoding preQ(1) synthase, whose protein sequence is MSGRKDEELEGVSLLGNQGTNYLFEYSPEILEAFDNKHPNRDYFVKFNCPEFTSLCPKTGQPDFATIYISYIPDEKMVESKSLKLYLFSFRNHGDFHEDCMNIIMNDLIKLMNPRYIEVWGKFTPRGGISIDPYTNYGRPGTKYEEMANYRLMNHDLYPETIDNR, encoded by the coding sequence ATGAGCGGTCGAAAAGATGAAGAATTAGAAGGTGTATCACTCCTTGGAAATCAAGGAACAAACTATTTGTTTGAATATTCACCAGAGATTCTAGAAGCATTTGATAACAAACATCCAAATCGTGATTATTTTGTGAAATTCAACTGTCCAGAATTTACGAGCTTATGTCCAAAAACAGGTCAGCCGGATTTCGCAACCATTTATATTAGTTACATTCCAGATGAAAAAATGGTGGAAAGCAAGTCGTTAAAGCTTTATTTGTTCAGCTTCCGTAACCATGGAGATTTCCATGAAGACTGTATGAACATTATTATGAATGACTTAATTAAACTGATGAATCCAAGATATATTGAAGTATGGGGGAAATTCACACCACGCGGCGGCATTTCAATTGATCCATATACAAACTATGGCCGTCCCGGTACGAAATATGAAGAAATGGCTAATTATCGCCTAATGAATCATGATTTATACCCAGAAACAATTGATAATCGTTAA
- a CDS encoding NCS2 family permease gives MNALFEKLFRLNDHQTTVGKESLAGVISFLSIVYIIAVNSTILSDAGIPLEAGIFATVASAFVGCVIMAFWANAPLILVPGMGINALFTYTMVQSMGLSWQEGLLAVVISGFLFIALAFSRLSAKIVSSIPHSLKEAITVGVGLFLTFIGLQKGKLVVPSETTFVALGDLSDPFVISTLLTLIITIVLFIRNVKGNFLLSMIAGSVLAFLLGVRSGAEKGQSAASVNDFFSSFGTLSFGAIGDIAFWAAVFSLTMVLIFENIGLLHGQLGMMNQDSKFPRAFQATAASALLSGVFGTSPTVSSVEGASGIAAGGRTGLTSLITGVLFLSSLLFIPFIKLVPDSAIAPILIVIGALMIQNIKNINLQDLTEGFPAFLIIALIPLTYSIADGIAFGFIAYPLLKLFLGKMREVSMFMYVSALLFFLNFVLHYIA, from the coding sequence TTGAACGCATTATTTGAAAAGTTGTTTCGTTTAAACGACCACCAAACAACTGTCGGAAAAGAAAGCTTAGCTGGGGTCATTTCATTTCTTTCCATCGTGTATATTATTGCTGTTAATTCAACCATTTTGTCTGATGCCGGTATTCCGCTTGAAGCAGGAATATTTGCGACAGTGGCTTCGGCTTTTGTAGGCTGTGTTATTATGGCTTTTTGGGCAAATGCGCCTCTCATTCTGGTGCCAGGTATGGGGATTAATGCATTGTTTACGTATACGATGGTTCAATCAATGGGGTTATCTTGGCAAGAAGGGTTATTAGCAGTAGTGATATCTGGCTTTCTTTTTATAGCATTAGCTTTTTCACGATTGTCTGCCAAAATTGTCTCGTCGATTCCACATTCGCTAAAAGAAGCGATAACAGTCGGCGTTGGCTTATTTTTAACGTTTATCGGTTTGCAAAAAGGGAAGCTTGTAGTTCCAAGCGAAACCACTTTTGTAGCACTTGGAGACTTGTCGGACCCGTTTGTTATCAGTACGTTGTTGACGTTAATTATCACAATCGTACTGTTTATCCGAAATGTGAAAGGTAACTTTTTGTTAAGCATGATTGCTGGATCAGTCCTTGCCTTCCTACTTGGTGTCAGAAGCGGTGCAGAAAAAGGACAGTCCGCTGCGAGCGTGAACGACTTCTTTAGTAGCTTTGGCACATTGTCTTTTGGAGCTATTGGAGACATTGCGTTTTGGGCAGCTGTATTTTCATTAACAATGGTATTGATTTTTGAAAATATCGGTTTGCTGCATGGTCAGCTAGGTATGATGAATCAAGATAGCAAATTTCCGCGGGCCTTTCAAGCAACAGCCGCCTCAGCTTTGCTAAGCGGTGTGTTTGGAACAAGTCCAACGGTGTCTTCCGTAGAAGGAGCATCTGGTATTGCAGCTGGAGGGCGAACGGGTTTAACATCGCTGATTACAGGAGTTTTATTTTTAAGTTCACTTCTGTTTATTCCATTTATCAAGCTGGTTCCAGATAGTGCTATTGCACCTATTCTCATTGTTATTGGAGCATTGATGATTCAAAATATCAAAAACATCAATTTACAGGACTTAACAGAAGGTTTCCCTGCATTTTTAATTATTGCGCTTATTCCTCTTACGTACAGCATTGCTGATGGAATTGCATTTGGGTTCATTGCGTATCCACTGCTTAAATTATTCCTTGGTAAAATGCGTGAAGTATCGATGTTCATGTATGTAAGCGCGCTATTGTTTTTCTTGAATTTTGTGTTGCATTATATTGCTTAA
- a CDS encoding cell wall hydrolase codes for MKHSYMKSMVVACLATLSFIGFNATATAATNYKVVKGDSLWKLGKRYSVTIDDIKKLNNRQGDMIYIGETLAIPSKTKVLAAETTEPSTTAPANTVKPEPKPEPKPEAKPTEQETPAVSISASEKDLLARLVEAEAKGESYEGKVGVATVVLNRVDSPKFPDTVTGVIKQVVGKAYAFSPVQNGSINKPASEDSKKAVEQALTRKDRLDDSIYFYNPKTATDNWIRSRAVIKTIDHHVFAK; via the coding sequence ATGAAACATAGTTATATGAAATCAATGGTAGTAGCTTGTTTAGCTACTCTTTCATTTATAGGTTTTAATGCAACAGCTACGGCTGCAACTAATTATAAAGTAGTCAAAGGCGATAGTCTTTGGAAGTTAGGTAAAAGATATAGTGTAACAATTGACGATATTAAAAAATTAAACAATCGTCAAGGAGATATGATTTATATTGGTGAAACATTAGCTATTCCGAGTAAGACAAAAGTGCTGGCTGCTGAAACAACGGAACCTTCAACGACAGCACCTGCTAATACGGTCAAGCCTGAACCAAAGCCAGAACCAAAACCAGAAGCTAAACCGACAGAGCAGGAAACACCTGCAGTTTCTATTTCAGCAAGTGAAAAAGATTTATTAGCTCGCCTAGTAGAAGCTGAAGCAAAAGGCGAATCGTATGAAGGAAAAGTAGGGGTAGCGACAGTGGTGTTAAACCGTGTAGATTCTCCGAAGTTTCCAGATACGGTAACAGGAGTTATTAAACAAGTTGTCGGAAAAGCATATGCTTTTTCACCGGTTCAAAACGGATCAATTAACAAACCTGCTTCAGAAGATTCGAAAAAAGCAGTAGAGCAAGCATTGACTAGAAAAGATCGTTTAGACGATTCCATTTATTTTTATAATCCAAAAACAGCTACCGATAACTGGATTCGTTCACGTGCTGTAATTAAAACAATTGATCATCATGTATTTGCCAAATAA
- a CDS encoding patatin-like phospholipase family protein: MKDTGLVLEGGGMRGLYTTGVLDYFMERNLYLPYVIGVSAGACHATSYLSRQIGRSRKANLDFLEDPRYLSWKNYFKTKEIFGMDFVFDEIPNQLLPFDFEAFAERTEKLVVGATDCVTGEPVYFDKYDRDILTAVRASSSLPFLAPVVTYKGKELLDGGISDPIPIKKAVQDGYRKNIVVLTRNEGYRKKKSNMLWLLKRKYRHYDGLTRALENRYKLYNETLSYIEEQERQGNIFVIRPQTPLVVGRIEKNRERLDALYNQGYKEAEAQFASLQNWLNS, encoded by the coding sequence TTGAAAGATACTGGACTCGTGCTCGAAGGAGGCGGTATGAGAGGCCTTTATACAACTGGAGTTTTAGATTACTTTATGGAAAGAAATCTGTACCTTCCGTATGTAATTGGCGTTTCAGCCGGCGCTTGTCATGCCACTTCCTATTTATCTAGACAAATAGGAAGAAGTCGCAAAGCTAATTTAGATTTTTTAGAGGATCCTCGCTACTTGTCGTGGAAAAATTATTTTAAAACAAAAGAGATATTTGGAATGGATTTCGTTTTTGATGAAATTCCTAATCAGCTTCTTCCATTTGACTTTGAGGCATTTGCCGAGCGTACAGAGAAGCTTGTAGTAGGGGCAACGGACTGCGTGACGGGAGAACCCGTTTATTTTGATAAGTATGACCGAGACATTTTGACAGCGGTTCGCGCTTCTAGTTCCCTTCCATTTTTAGCACCTGTCGTTACATATAAAGGAAAAGAGTTGTTAGACGGAGGAATCAGTGATCCGATTCCAATCAAAAAAGCAGTGCAGGATGGATATAGAAAAAATATTGTGGTGCTAACGCGAAACGAAGGATATCGAAAAAAGAAATCAAATATGCTTTGGTTATTGAAGCGCAAATATCGTCATTATGACGGGTTGACTCGTGCGCTTGAAAACCGCTATAAATTGTATAATGAAACATTGTCATATATTGAAGAACAAGAAAGACAAGGGAATATCTTTGTGATTCGTCCGCAAACCCCTCTTGTAGTAGGGCGAATTGAGAAGAATCGTGAGCGTCTCGACGCTCTTTATAACCAAGGATATAAAGAAGCTGAAGCTCAATTTGCATCTCTGCAAAATTGGCTGAACAGTTAA
- a CDS encoding YkvS family protein — MKIAEVGNLIEFKNGLQGIVEKVNENSVIVDLTYMTNYRDLDLEQRTVVNHKNYTIINPAM, encoded by the coding sequence ATGAAAATAGCAGAGGTAGGAAACTTGATAGAATTTAAAAATGGATTACAGGGCATTGTAGAAAAAGTAAACGAAAACTCCGTGATTGTTGATTTGACTTACATGACAAACTACCGCGATTTAGATTTAGAACAGCGAACTGTTGTCAACCACAAAAATTACACCATTATTAATCCAGCTATGTAA
- a CDS encoding alpha/beta hydrolase family protein has product MKKWGIIALITVAVLGVTAVFNRAESDDVNKEKLNLLSPYSNKVDVYSIRYPSDNLKIKGFLVQPKDIADKHYPLLVYNRGGNREHGMIRAKTLQYLSYWASKGYVVVATQYRGNGGSEGTETYGGKDIDDVLNLIKWGEQLPYVNHQQKVALGYSRGGMMTYLTMKNGVKFDAVVVQSGITDMFQFYDQRGPEMKQVLRTIVGDPAQYPERYKSRSVVYWSDKVNSPLLILQGDHDRKVHHTQAEKLVKQLDEQGKEYKYVLYKNGDHPLTAYYDQYNAEIDKWFKIHLAKQ; this is encoded by the coding sequence TTGAAAAAATGGGGCATCATTGCATTAATCACTGTAGCTGTGCTCGGTGTGACAGCGGTTTTCAACCGAGCTGAAAGTGATGATGTAAATAAAGAAAAATTGAATTTATTATCGCCTTATTCAAATAAAGTAGATGTATATAGCATTAGGTATCCTAGTGATAATTTAAAGATAAAAGGGTTTTTAGTGCAGCCTAAAGACATTGCAGACAAACATTATCCGCTTTTAGTATATAATCGCGGAGGAAATCGCGAACATGGCATGATTCGCGCAAAAACACTTCAGTACTTATCATATTGGGCAAGTAAAGGCTACGTCGTTGTTGCGACTCAATACAGGGGAAATGGCGGGAGTGAAGGAACAGAGACGTACGGCGGTAAAGATATTGACGACGTATTAAATCTTATTAAGTGGGGAGAACAGCTTCCCTATGTAAATCACCAGCAAAAGGTAGCGCTCGGATATTCACGCGGCGGTATGATGACGTATTTAACGATGAAAAACGGCGTTAAATTTGATGCAGTTGTCGTACAATCAGGTATTACAGACATGTTTCAATTCTACGATCAAAGAGGACCTGAAATGAAACAAGTGCTGCGCACAATTGTAGGGGATCCGGCACAATATCCAGAGAGGTATAAAAGTCGTTCTGTTGTCTATTGGAGCGACAAAGTAAATTCACCTCTTTTGATTTTGCAAGGTGATCATGATCGCAAAGTTCATCACACTCAGGCTGAAAAGCTTGTGAAACAACTAGATGAGCAAGGAAAAGAATATAAATATGTACTGTACAAAAACGGAGACCATCCGCTAACTGCTTATTATGATCAATATAACGCGGAAATTGATAAATGGTTTAAAATACATTTAGCTAAGCAGTAA
- the queE gene encoding 7-carboxy-7-deazaguanine synthase QueE, translated as MANTIPVLEIFGPTIQGEGMVVGRKTMFVRTAGCDYSCSWCDSAFTWDGSAKNDIRQLTAEQIWTELKEIGGECFDHVTISGGNPALIKAIGSLIELLHSHGVKAALETQGSRYQDWFLKIDDLTISPKPPSSLMKTNFSVLDDIIETLIKEKRMEHISIKVVVFNDEDFEYAASVHERYPEVPFFVQVGNEDLTTIDNASLTQELLKKYEWLIDKVVAAKNMNNVRVLPQVHALVWGNKRGV; from the coding sequence GTGGCTAATACAATTCCAGTACTTGAAATATTCGGACCAACGATTCAAGGGGAAGGAATGGTTGTAGGACGTAAGACGATGTTTGTTCGTACCGCAGGCTGTGATTATTCGTGCAGCTGGTGTGATTCAGCTTTTACATGGGATGGATCGGCTAAAAATGATATTCGTCAACTAACAGCAGAACAAATTTGGACTGAGCTGAAAGAAATCGGTGGAGAGTGCTTTGATCACGTCACCATTTCTGGAGGAAACCCTGCGCTTATCAAGGCAATTGGTTCACTTATAGAGCTTTTGCACAGCCATGGGGTAAAAGCAGCTCTTGAAACACAGGGAAGCCGTTATCAGGATTGGTTTCTAAAGATCGATGATTTAACGATTTCTCCTAAGCCTCCAAGTTCATTAATGAAAACAAATTTCTCCGTATTAGACGATATTATAGAGACATTAATAAAGGAAAAACGCATGGAGCACATAAGCATAAAAGTCGTTGTATTTAATGATGAGGACTTTGAGTATGCAGCGTCCGTTCATGAACGTTATCCTGAGGTTCCGTTTTTTGTTCAAGTAGGCAACGAGGACTTAACGACAATCGATAATGCGTCGTTAACACAAGAATTGCTTAAAAAGTATGAGTGGTTAATCGATAAGGTCGTGGCAGCTAAAAACATGAATAATGTAAGAGTTCTGCCGCAGGTTCACGCCCTTGTTTGGGGAAATAAACGAGGTGTGTAA
- a CDS encoding DUF6254 family protein yields MTQSKSQKERQWNVRKQSQNPSHGKVKSFEELSEEIAPKRK; encoded by the coding sequence ATGACTCAGTCTAAAAGTCAAAAAGAGCGTCAGTGGAACGTGCGAAAGCAATCACAAAACCCATCGCATGGAAAAGTAAAATCTTTTGAGGAATTATCAGAAGAAATCGCACCTAAACGTAAATAA
- a CDS encoding oxidoreductase, which produces MSQRSALVLGASGLVGQELLKMLLSNSLYNHVTVFVRKKLPIEHTKLRQLEIDFLELDKHEECFAVDDVYCCLGTTMKKAKTKARFIKVDYEFPLKAAKCAEKYRCKNFLTITAIGADLRSPFFYSKVKGQVEEDIASLYIRSTHFFRPSLLLGKRQEFRLFEKIGGYTLKSCSFCLVGKWRKYRPIKAYNVAKSMMKAALEDKCGVHVHESQDIYTGECYYSFTNGKRVLSK; this is translated from the coding sequence ATGTCACAGAGATCAGCATTAGTATTAGGTGCAAGCGGACTTGTTGGTCAAGAACTTTTAAAAATGTTATTAAGCAACAGCTTATATAACCATGTGACAGTGTTTGTTCGAAAAAAGTTACCAATCGAACACACAAAGCTACGTCAGCTCGAAATAGATTTTTTAGAGCTTGATAAGCATGAAGAATGCTTTGCAGTTGATGATGTATATTGCTGTTTAGGCACGACAATGAAAAAAGCAAAAACAAAAGCGAGATTCATTAAAGTGGACTACGAATTTCCTTTAAAAGCGGCTAAATGTGCAGAAAAATATCGCTGCAAAAACTTTTTAACGATTACAGCAATTGGTGCTGATCTTCGTTCGCCATTCTTTTACAGTAAAGTAAAGGGGCAAGTAGAAGAAGATATCGCAAGCTTGTATATCCGTTCTACTCACTTTTTCCGCCCATCGTTATTATTAGGCAAGCGCCAAGAGTTTCGCCTATTTGAAAAGATTGGGGGATACACGTTAAAGTCGTGTTCATTTTGCCTTGTAGGAAAGTGGAGAAAGTATCGTCCAATTAAAGCGTATAACGTAGCCAAATCGATGATGAAAGCTGCACTTGAAGATAAATGTGGTGTTCATGTACATGAAAGCCAAGACATCTATACAGGTGAATGCTATTATTCGTTTACCAACGGCAAGCGCGTGTTATCAAAATAA
- the queD gene encoding 6-carboxytetrahydropterin synthase QueD: MLQQMYPQVFHDYEYELNKDMQFAAAHFVPHTEAGKCRQVHGHTYFVNLTVAGDTLDEAGFLVNFALLKKIVSGQFDHTLLNDHSIFNEENPNDFPTTEVVARKIYELVQEYLDTLPNKPSCVQVFVRETPTSYVVYRPKKVKKRG, translated from the coding sequence ATGCTGCAACAAATGTATCCTCAAGTATTTCATGACTATGAATATGAACTGAACAAAGATATGCAGTTTGCTGCGGCACATTTTGTTCCTCACACAGAAGCAGGAAAATGCCGTCAAGTCCATGGACATACGTATTTTGTTAACCTAACTGTTGCCGGAGATACATTAGACGAAGCAGGCTTTTTAGTAAACTTTGCGCTATTGAAAAAAATTGTTTCTGGTCAATTTGATCATACATTATTGAACGATCATTCTATCTTTAACGAAGAAAATCCAAATGATTTTCCTACAACTGAAGTTGTTGCTCGTAAAATTTATGAGTTGGTTCAAGAATATCTAGACACACTACCAAATAAGCCTTCTTGCGTACAAGTATTCGTGCGGGAAACGCCGACAAGTTACGTAGTTTACCGCCCAAAGAAGGTGAAAAAACGTGGCTAA
- a CDS encoding spore germination protein — protein MRIKKLSELTNKSKQRKEKADESKGSKETSASSTQEEQKLSERVGDNLSRMKKALEQSTDLVVREFRISIEEKFTLGVAYIDRLVNKDEVEHYALDSIMHYHDEHLTHYDGIADEQVIQEVKERLSKIDIDGTPFVLMVPALFIQFFQAAEDYYQRADISTLIRLMRYMAFFLALLTPSAYIALTTFHQEMLPFALLISIAAQREGVPFPAIIEAFIMEITFEILREAGVRLPRAVGSAISIVGALVLGEAAVQAGLVSPAMVIVVSITAISNFVSPVYDMAIAVRMLRFTLMVLAATFGLFGIILGLILMILHLCSLRSFGVPYMTPMAPFVKRDQKDVIRRSIKKMKTRPKLINEKNISRQKTQKN, from the coding sequence ATGCGTATAAAAAAACTATCTGAGTTAACGAATAAATCCAAACAGCGGAAAGAAAAAGCTGATGAATCTAAGGGCTCTAAGGAAACTAGTGCTTCTTCTACTCAGGAAGAGCAGAAATTATCGGAGAGGGTGGGAGATAATTTATCCCGCATGAAAAAAGCACTGGAACAGAGCACGGACTTAGTTGTAAGAGAGTTTAGAATTTCGATTGAAGAAAAATTCACTTTAGGTGTTGCTTACATCGACAGGTTAGTAAATAAAGATGAAGTTGAACACTATGCGCTGGACTCCATTATGCACTATCACGATGAACATTTAACACATTATGACGGCATTGCGGATGAACAAGTCATTCAAGAGGTAAAGGAGCGTCTTTCTAAAATTGATATAGACGGTACACCTTTTGTATTAATGGTTCCTGCACTATTTATTCAATTTTTTCAAGCTGCTGAAGATTATTACCAGCGCGCAGATATTAGTACATTGATTCGCTTAATGCGCTATATGGCATTTTTCTTAGCCCTTTTAACACCTTCTGCTTATATTGCTTTAACTACTTTTCATCAAGAGATGCTTCCTTTTGCTTTGTTAATTAGTATTGCAGCTCAAAGAGAAGGCGTCCCTTTTCCTGCTATTATTGAAGCGTTTATTATGGAAATCACGTTTGAAATTTTGCGAGAAGCGGGAGTTCGATTGCCTCGAGCAGTAGGTTCAGCTATTTCGATTGTTGGAGCACTCGTTTTAGGAGAAGCCGCCGTACAAGCGGGATTAGTCTCGCCTGCAATGGTTATCGTTGTATCCATCACCGCTATTAGTAACTTTGTGTCACCTGTGTATGATATGGCTATTGCAGTAAGGATGCTGCGCTTTACTTTAATGGTTTTAGCAGCTACTTTTGGCTTGTTCGGTATTATCCTGGGGTTAATTTTAATGATTTTACATTTATGCAGCTTAAGGTCATTTGGAGTCCCGTATATGACACCTATGGCTCCATTTGTAAAGCGTGATCAAAAGGATGTGATTAGACGTTCGATCAAAAAAATGAAAACAAGGCCAAAGCTTATTAACGAGAAGAATATTTCACGTCAAAAGACGCAAAAAAACTAA